In one window of Candidatus Hydrogenedentota bacterium DNA:
- a CDS encoding methylated-DNA--[protein]-cysteine S-methyltransferase gives MLGMTPTASRASDTIHFAIGQSSLGAILVAATEKGICAIFLGEDPEQLARDLQDAFPKAEITGDDKDFDVMVGQVVGFVEHPARGLDLPLDIRGTAFQRQVWEALQAVPPGMTASYTEIAHRLGQPKSVRAVATACAANKIAVAIPCHRIVRTDGSLSGYRWGLERKGALLQREQEGR, from the coding sequence ATGTTGGGCATGACTCCCACTGCATCTCGCGCAAGTGACACAATCCATTTTGCCATCGGCCAGTCCTCCCTCGGCGCGATCCTCGTCGCCGCGACGGAAAAGGGCATCTGCGCCATCTTCCTCGGCGAAGACCCGGAGCAACTCGCGCGAGATCTGCAGGATGCCTTTCCGAAGGCGGAAATCACCGGTGATGACAAAGATTTCGACGTGATGGTCGGCCAGGTGGTGGGCTTCGTGGAGCATCCCGCGCGTGGCCTCGATCTGCCGCTCGACATTCGCGGCACGGCCTTCCAGCGCCAGGTCTGGGAGGCGCTCCAGGCGGTGCCACCCGGCATGACCGCGAGCTACACGGAGATTGCGCATCGATTAGGTCAGCCCAAATCGGTCCGCGCCGTGGCCACCGCCTGCGCAGCAAACAAGATCGCCGTGGCCATTCCATGCCACCGGATCGTGCGCACGGATGGATCGCTGTCGGGCTACCGGTGGGGCCTGGAGCGCAAGGGCGCCCTGCTGCAGCGGGAACAGGAGGGGCGCTGA
- a CDS encoding exo-alpha-sialidase, translating into MLTRLLLLCAIVGALAAPALESELIFPMDPKHNHGSSIIQTPEGDLIACWFHGSGERNSDDVLVQGARKRAGSDTWSEPFLMADTPDLPDCNPVLFMDPRGTLWLFWIAVQDNEWGGSLLKYRTSTNYQGDGPPVWGWQDVIHTRPLNLETKMIATLDQINTEMGPVIEGIPRVKEMLQQLRETAPIKIHQRLGWMTRIHPIMTSENRIMLGLYSDIWNSSMAVFTEDWGQTWTSGEPIMTMQLGNIQPAFAKRKNGEIVAYMRDNGLPKKIRQAVSTDSGMTWGPVTEMDIPNPGSSVDVVVLENGHWVLVCNDVDGRHVVTVYLSEDEGVTWPVKRKLEDFAPEAGSGSYFSIMQAKDGKIHCTYSYKDEKTPGSTIKHVAFEESWIKGE; encoded by the coding sequence ATGCTGACCCGCCTGCTGTTGCTATGCGCCATCGTTGGCGCACTCGCCGCCCCCGCCCTGGAGAGCGAGCTTATTTTCCCCATGGATCCCAAGCACAACCACGGGTCCAGCATCATCCAGACGCCGGAGGGCGACCTGATTGCGTGCTGGTTCCATGGATCGGGCGAGCGCAATTCCGACGACGTGCTGGTGCAGGGCGCGCGGAAGCGGGCCGGCTCGGATACCTGGAGCGAGCCCTTTCTCATGGCGGACACGCCGGACCTGCCCGACTGCAACCCGGTGCTCTTCATGGATCCCCGGGGCACGCTGTGGCTCTTCTGGATCGCCGTGCAGGACAACGAGTGGGGCGGCTCCCTGTTGAAGTATCGCACCTCCACCAACTACCAGGGCGACGGCCCGCCGGTCTGGGGCTGGCAGGACGTGATTCACACACGGCCGCTGAACCTCGAAACAAAGATGATAGCCACGCTGGACCAGATCAACACCGAGATGGGGCCGGTGATCGAGGGAATCCCCCGGGTGAAAGAGATGCTCCAGCAACTGCGCGAGACGGCGCCCATCAAGATTCACCAGCGCCTCGGCTGGATGACCCGCATCCACCCCATCATGACGAGCGAGAACCGGATCATGCTCGGGCTTTACTCCGATATCTGGAACTCGTCCATGGCCGTCTTCACGGAAGACTGGGGCCAGACCTGGACCAGCGGCGAGCCCATCATGACCATGCAACTGGGCAACATCCAGCCGGCTTTCGCAAAGCGCAAGAACGGCGAGATCGTGGCCTACATGCGCGATAACGGCCTCCCCAAGAAGATCCGCCAGGCGGTGTCCACAGACAGCGGCATGACCTGGGGACCGGTCACCGAGATGGACATTCCCAATCCCGGCTCATCGGTGGATGTGGTGGTGCTGGAAAACGGTCACTGGGTGCTCGTTTGCAACGATGTGGATGGTCGACACGTGGTCACGGTGTACCTGTCGGAAGACGAAGGAGTTACCTGGCCGGTTAAGCGCAAGCTGGAAGATTTCGCGCCGGAGGCAGGATCGGGGTCCTATTTTTCCATCATGCAGGCGAAGGACGGAAAAATTCACTGCACCTACTCCTATAAAGACGAGAAGACGCCCGGCTCCACCATCAAGCATGTGGCCTTTGAGGAAAGCTGGATTAAAGGCGAATAA
- a CDS encoding alpha/beta hydrolase fold domain-containing protein: MIHGGSFEKGSKEDEKLIRQADALALAGYACFLIDYRLKGDNPPAPQDWEPDSNSPLFEALDLREAMHASFVDAKVALRYIRANASALRVDPDRIAVWGESAGAFAALAAGLTTDESFANDGPGFTVPPENNPGTSARVSAIVDCWGSAAPVIDAFDPSDPPVMIFHGAQDFTVGLALGPALDIRNACVENGIPVAYYPISGEAHGAWEGLFEGQTLAELTVAFLGEHV, translated from the coding sequence ATGATCCACGGCGGCAGCTTTGAGAAAGGCAGCAAGGAAGACGAAAAGCTCATCCGCCAGGCGGACGCCCTGGCCCTGGCGGGCTATGCCTGCTTTCTGATCGACTATCGCCTGAAGGGCGACAATCCCCCCGCGCCGCAGGATTGGGAGCCGGACAGCAACTCGCCCCTGTTTGAGGCCCTGGACCTGCGCGAGGCGATGCACGCTTCTTTCGTGGATGCGAAGGTGGCGCTACGCTATATCCGCGCCAACGCGAGCGCGCTGCGGGTGGATCCGGACCGCATCGCCGTCTGGGGCGAATCGGCGGGCGCCTTCGCGGCCCTGGCCGCCGGGCTCACGACCGACGAATCTTTTGCGAATGACGGTCCCGGCTTCACGGTGCCCCCGGAGAACAACCCCGGCACCAGCGCCCGCGTTTCCGCGATTGTGGATTGCTGGGGAAGCGCCGCGCCGGTGATCGACGCTTTCGATCCGAGCGATCCGCCCGTGATGATCTTCCACGGTGCCCAGGATTTCACCGTGGGCCTGGCGCTTGGACCCGCGCTGGATATCCGCAATGCCTGCGTGGAGAATGGCATCCCCGTGGCCTACTACCCCATCTCCGGCGAGGCCCATGGCGCGTGGGAGGGTCTCTTCGAGGGCCAGACTCTCGCGGAGCTTACCGTGGCCTTTCTCGGGGAACATGTCTGA
- a CDS encoding Gfo/Idh/MocA family oxidoreductase, producing the protein MAKIGIMSFAHMHAFSYAACLNALPEAELAGIWDDDAKRGKAMAKEFNTKFTASLDKFLAGDMDGVIICSENVKHRAMVEAAAKAGKWILCEKPLAPTVKEAKEMVALCKKAGVGLGTAFPCRFAPTLIEARAQIQSGALGNILAIACTNNGQCPFGWFVDEKLAGGGATMDHTVHVADALRWMLDKEFTKVYCENGNLLHKKEIKTDDLGMLNLEMEGGIQVSHIASWSRSKSFPTWGDVTMEFIGTKGVLNVDAFNQKVNVFNDATMRHTWASYGDNPDLGLVLDFVNAVDEKIEPSVTGLDGLRATEVTVAACKSAKSRKMEKI; encoded by the coding sequence ATGGCTAAAATTGGCATAATGAGTTTCGCCCACATGCACGCCTTCAGCTACGCGGCCTGCCTCAACGCCCTGCCCGAGGCCGAACTCGCCGGGATTTGGGACGACGACGCGAAGCGCGGCAAGGCGATGGCGAAGGAATTCAACACGAAGTTCACCGCCAGCCTGGACAAGTTCCTGGCGGGTGATATGGACGGCGTCATCATCTGCTCGGAGAACGTGAAGCACCGCGCGATGGTGGAGGCCGCCGCGAAGGCCGGGAAGTGGATCCTTTGCGAAAAGCCCCTGGCCCCCACGGTGAAAGAGGCGAAGGAAATGGTCGCCCTGTGCAAGAAGGCCGGCGTCGGCCTCGGCACGGCCTTTCCCTGCCGCTTCGCCCCGACCCTCATCGAAGCGCGCGCCCAGATCCAGTCCGGCGCCCTTGGCAACATCCTCGCCATCGCGTGCACCAACAATGGCCAGTGCCCCTTTGGCTGGTTTGTCGATGAAAAGCTCGCTGGCGGCGGCGCCACCATGGATCACACCGTCCACGTGGCCGACGCCCTCCGCTGGATGCTGGACAAGGAGTTCACCAAGGTCTATTGCGAGAACGGCAACCTCCTCCACAAGAAGGAGATCAAGACTGACGACCTGGGCATGCTCAACCTCGAAATGGAAGGCGGCATCCAGGTCTCCCACATCGCAAGCTGGAGCCGCTCCAAGAGTTTCCCGACCTGGGGCGACGTCACCATGGAATTCATCGGCACCAAGGGCGTGCTCAACGTGGATGCTTTCAACCAGAAGGTCAACGTCTTCAACGACGCCACCATGCGCCACACCTGGGCCTCCTATGGTGACAACCCGGACCTGGGCCTGGTGCTGGACTTCGTCAACGCCGTCGACGAAAAGATCGAGCCGAGCGTCACGGGGTTGGATGGCCTCCGCGCCACCGAAGTGACCGTTGCCGCGTGCAAGTCTGCAAAATCCAGGAAAATGGAAAAGATCTGA
- a CDS encoding Gfo/Idh/MocA family oxidoreductase, protein MFANRNQQASTGVRASMNVAIIGCSGMGRVHAQMAVNCGLKIVLCADKSKEAAEALAAKYGAKAVTDGLKAAASPEIDCVAIATPTMTHLMFIEAAAAAGKHIFCEKPLCRTTADCKKAIAAAKKAKVKLFVGHVVRYFHEFEAMKAQVEAGAIGEPGYVKIYRGGLFPGGPKSWFADYKGSGGVTFDCAIHDMDWVRYVFGEPERIFCQALMKNEPLCIDYSQSNIRLKNGMIATILGTWAHPSGFQVKAEICGSGGMIQYDSKEAPIGSMLRQTEAGPSMVVPSSPVAESPYQREWEDFIAWVQDGRTPRVTPEDGMMAVKMAEAALKSNATGQPVKL, encoded by the coding sequence ATGTTTGCAAACAGAAACCAACAAGCATCCACCGGTGTGCGGGCGTCCATGAACGTCGCCATCATCGGGTGTAGTGGCATGGGGCGCGTACACGCCCAGATGGCTGTCAATTGCGGCCTCAAGATTGTCCTCTGCGCCGACAAATCGAAGGAAGCGGCCGAGGCCCTCGCGGCAAAATACGGCGCCAAGGCCGTGACCGACGGCCTGAAGGCTGCCGCCAGCCCGGAAATCGACTGCGTAGCCATTGCGACGCCCACCATGACCCACCTCATGTTCATCGAGGCGGCGGCGGCGGCGGGCAAGCACATCTTCTGCGAGAAGCCTCTCTGCCGCACTACGGCGGACTGCAAGAAGGCCATTGCGGCGGCGAAGAAAGCCAAGGTGAAGCTTTTTGTCGGCCACGTGGTGCGCTACTTCCACGAATTCGAGGCCATGAAGGCCCAGGTGGAAGCCGGCGCCATCGGCGAGCCGGGCTATGTGAAGATCTACCGCGGCGGACTCTTCCCCGGCGGCCCGAAGAGCTGGTTCGCCGACTACAAGGGCAGCGGCGGCGTGACCTTCGACTGCGCGATCCACGACATGGACTGGGTGCGCTACGTCTTCGGCGAGCCGGAGCGGATTTTCTGTCAGGCGCTGATGAAGAACGAACCCTTGTGCATCGATTATTCCCAGAGCAATATCCGCCTGAAAAACGGCATGATCGCCACCATCCTCGGCACCTGGGCCCACCCCAGCGGCTTCCAGGTGAAGGCGGAGATCTGCGGCAGCGGCGGCATGATTCAGTACGACAGCAAGGAGGCCCCGATCGGCTCCATGCTGCGCCAGACGGAAGCGGGACCCAGCATGGTGGTACCCAGCAGCCCGGTGGCCGAGAGCCCCTACCAGCGGGAATGGGAAGACTTCATCGCCTGGGTACAAGATGGACGTACGCCCCGCGTCACGCCGGAGGACGGCATGATGGCCGTCAAGATGGCCGAAGCCGCATTGAAATCCAACGCCACCGGCCAGCCGGTCAAGTTATAA
- a CDS encoding GxxExxY protein: MTENEISKHVVDAAYTVHVALGPGLLESVYETVLCHELRKRGLKVERQVAVPVVYDGLHFEEGFRADVVVEDKVVLELKSVESVAPVHKKQTLTYIRLMDKRLGLLLNFGAALMKDGIWRIVNGLEE, from the coding sequence ATGACTGAGAACGAGATTTCGAAGCACGTGGTGGATGCGGCATACACGGTGCATGTGGCGCTGGGGCCTGGGCTGCTGGAGTCGGTATATGAAACGGTGTTGTGCCACGAATTGCGCAAGCGGGGACTGAAGGTGGAGCGGCAGGTGGCCGTGCCGGTGGTTTATGACGGACTCCATTTTGAGGAGGGATTTCGGGCGGACGTGGTGGTGGAGGATAAGGTGGTGCTCGAATTGAAATCGGTGGAGAGCGTAGCTCCAGTACACAAGAAACAAACACTCACCTATATTCGGCTGATGGACAAGCGACTGGGGTTGTTGCTCAATTTTGGCGCCGCATTGATGAAAGACGGCATCTGGCGGATTGTGAACGGGCTGGAGGAGTAA
- a CDS encoding putative DNA binding domain-containing protein yields MPIGNSDDFHAGLFQELRKLPAETEWVEFKHNNANSEEIGQYVSALANSAALVGKSKAYLLWGVDDHSHAILGTSFRPFEAKVGNEALENWLLRLLNPQIHCRFFELRIDECPVVLLEIEAACRQPVQFSGEEFVRVGSYKKKLRAHPERERELWRIFENTRFESRVANRGIPGTGVLRLLDFQAYFKLLNLSEPKAPELILAALESDGMIARDGAGRWNISNLGAILFARRLSDFGTLSRKAVRVIVYRGKGRREAIREQCGSKGYANGFEGLIGFVNNLLPANEVVEKALRKNVTMYPEIAVRELVANALIHQDFLITGAGPMIEIFDDRLEITNPGAPLVETIRFLDTPPRSRNEALAAYMRRVGVCEERGSGVDKVVSETELYQLPAPVFESPGENTRSILFSHRSLNDMNGEDRVRACYLHACLKWVTREEMTNTTLRERFGIEKKNAAQASKIIRDTISSGLIRPFDDSVGTRALRYIPFWS; encoded by the coding sequence ATGCCGATCGGCAATTCAGACGATTTCCACGCGGGTTTATTTCAGGAGTTGCGAAAACTGCCTGCCGAGACCGAATGGGTGGAGTTCAAGCATAACAACGCCAATTCGGAGGAGATTGGCCAGTACGTCTCTGCCTTGGCGAATTCAGCCGCGCTTGTCGGGAAGTCCAAGGCCTATTTGCTCTGGGGTGTGGATGACCATTCACACGCTATCCTGGGCACCAGCTTTCGCCCATTCGAGGCCAAAGTCGGAAATGAGGCGCTTGAGAATTGGTTGCTTCGATTGCTGAACCCGCAGATCCACTGCCGGTTCTTCGAGTTGCGCATTGACGAATGTCCCGTCGTGCTTCTCGAAATCGAGGCGGCATGCCGACAACCCGTTCAATTCTCGGGTGAGGAATTTGTCCGAGTGGGAAGCTATAAGAAGAAGTTAAGGGCCCATCCTGAACGTGAACGTGAGCTCTGGCGGATATTTGAGAATACTCGCTTTGAATCCAGGGTCGCCAACAGAGGCATTCCCGGCACTGGAGTGCTCCGCCTCTTGGATTTTCAAGCGTACTTCAAGCTCCTGAATCTTTCGGAACCGAAGGCACCGGAACTCATTCTTGCCGCGCTCGAATCGGACGGCATGATCGCACGTGACGGCGCCGGGCGATGGAATATCTCGAATCTCGGGGCCATACTCTTTGCCCGTCGCCTGAGCGACTTCGGCACCCTTTCACGGAAGGCGGTCCGCGTCATAGTTTACCGCGGAAAAGGACGTCGGGAAGCCATTCGCGAGCAATGCGGATCCAAGGGCTATGCGAACGGTTTTGAGGGACTTATTGGTTTCGTGAACAACCTTCTCCCCGCCAACGAAGTTGTCGAGAAGGCGTTGCGGAAGAACGTGACCATGTATCCAGAAATTGCGGTCCGTGAACTGGTGGCAAACGCATTAATCCATCAAGATTTTCTGATAACCGGGGCTGGTCCCATGATAGAGATTTTTGATGACCGGCTGGAGATCACAAACCCTGGCGCTCCGCTTGTTGAGACCATTCGATTTCTCGACACACCGCCTCGTTCTCGAAACGAGGCGCTCGCCGCTTATATGCGGCGTGTCGGAGTGTGTGAAGAACGTGGCAGCGGAGTGGATAAGGTAGTCTCCGAAACGGAGCTCTACCAATTGCCTGCTCCTGTCTTTGAATCGCCGGGTGAGAATACGCGCTCGATACTCTTTTCGCATCGTTCTCTAAACGACATGAATGGCGAGGATCGCGTTCGGGCATGCTACCTTCACGCATGCCTGAAATGGGTAACGAGAGAGGAGATGACAAACACAACCCTTCGAGAGCGATTTGGAATCGAGAAGAAGAACGCTGCCCAAGCATCGAAAATAATCAGAGACACGATTTCGAGTGGGTTGATTCGCCCCTTCGACGATTCAGTGGGAACGCGGGCGCTTCGGTACATCCCATTCTGGTCTTAG
- a CDS encoding metallophosphoesterase, translated as MTRFHVNRRQFLGSAAALSAAALLPRSAHAEDAPEQHVGLAPSATYPELKSTLTIADPSRIRMLQLTDIHFYGNDDPAMDLRTLEEIPRLIDKTQPELLVVSGDLWSDNPDGRGAEYQAFALDKLAKWGVPWLFVWGNHDRLDDYVKGHDTFHDAKGSLYRGGASGGNYVVALQDKAGNPCWDFVCMNSMEGGMLQQQRDWLKALPAQDYRPTAKNAFAIVHIPVKQYSEVWSKAETGGVFLEEVCSWEEDGTTLPLIDALGTVRAYFCGHDHVNDYKGTWGGVELNYGRASGHGGYGGDKVPKGGKIITVNAETGKYTAESILPDGSTWTSEPGKKIDKVEALPWA; from the coding sequence ATGACCCGCTTCCACGTTAACCGTCGTCAGTTTCTCGGGAGCGCCGCCGCGCTTTCCGCCGCCGCCCTGCTTCCCCGCTCCGCCCATGCGGAGGATGCTCCGGAGCAGCATGTGGGCCTGGCGCCCTCGGCCACCTATCCCGAACTCAAGTCGACGCTGACCATCGCGGATCCGTCGCGCATCCGAATGCTCCAGCTTACGGATATTCACTTCTACGGCAACGACGACCCGGCCATGGACCTGCGGACGCTGGAGGAGATTCCCCGCTTGATCGACAAGACGCAGCCGGAACTTCTGGTGGTGTCGGGCGATTTGTGGAGCGACAATCCTGATGGGCGCGGCGCGGAGTATCAGGCCTTTGCACTGGACAAGCTGGCGAAGTGGGGCGTGCCCTGGCTCTTCGTGTGGGGCAACCACGACCGCCTGGACGACTACGTGAAGGGACACGACACCTTTCACGATGCGAAGGGATCCCTCTATCGCGGCGGCGCTAGTGGCGGCAACTATGTGGTGGCGCTGCAGGACAAGGCGGGCAATCCTTGCTGGGATTTCGTCTGCATGAATTCCATGGAGGGCGGGATGCTCCAACAACAGCGCGACTGGCTGAAGGCCCTGCCGGCGCAGGACTACCGCCCGACCGCGAAGAACGCCTTCGCCATCGTGCACATTCCCGTGAAGCAGTACTCGGAGGTGTGGTCGAAGGCGGAAACGGGTGGCGTCTTTCTGGAGGAGGTCTGCTCGTGGGAGGAAGATGGCACCACCTTGCCGCTTATCGACGCGCTGGGCACGGTGCGCGCTTATTTCTGCGGCCACGATCATGTGAATGACTACAAGGGCACCTGGGGCGGCGTCGAGCTGAACTACGGCCGCGCCAGTGGCCACGGCGGCTACGGCGGCGACAAGGTGCCCAAGGGCGGCAAGATCATCACGGTCAACGCCGAGACGGGGAAGTACACCGCCGAGAGCATCCTGCCCGACGGCAGCACCTGGACCAGTGAACCGGGCAAGAAGATCGACAAGGTCGAGGCGTTGCCCTGGGCCTAA
- a CDS encoding transposase, producing MGRSRYGIDDPKAAHFFTCTIVNWLPVFTRPATVDIVLDSFRYLQSERGLNIYGYVILENHLHMIAASEDIGHDVANFKSYTAKQIVKCLRELRANTILKQMKFCKKRGKDDRDFQVWQEGSHPQEILSWDMMRQKLDYIHNNPEQRGYVDLPEHWRYSSARNYLGESGLIEVCKDWG from the coding sequence ATGGGTAGAAGTCGTTACGGCATTGACGATCCGAAGGCCGCACACTTTTTCACCTGCACCATTGTGAACTGGCTTCCCGTGTTCACGCGCCCCGCGACGGTCGATATCGTTCTCGATAGCTTTCGCTATCTTCAGTCGGAACGGGGATTGAACATCTATGGCTATGTCATTCTGGAGAATCACCTGCACATGATCGCCGCGTCGGAGGACATAGGACACGACGTGGCGAACTTCAAATCCTACACGGCGAAGCAGATCGTAAAGTGTCTCCGGGAGCTTCGCGCGAACACGATCTTGAAGCAGATGAAGTTCTGCAAGAAGCGGGGCAAGGATGATCGGGATTTCCAGGTTTGGCAGGAGGGGTCCCATCCGCAGGAGATTCTGAGCTGGGACATGATGCGGCAGAAGCTGGATTATATCCACAACAACCCGGAGCAGCGGGGTTATGTGGACTTGCCGGAGCACTGGCGTTATTCGAGTGCGCGGAATTATTTGGGGGAGTCGGGGTTGATCGAAGTGTGCAAAGACTGGGGGTGA